In the Terriglobales bacterium genome, ATTTCCAATGCATGTCATCCCGAGCGGAGCGATCCTGAGCCTGAGCTTACGAAGGCGAAAGGGACCCCTACATGCGCCAGAGACGTTTCTATGTGTACATCATGGGCAGCTTGTCAGGAACGCTGTACACGGGAATGACGAATAATCTGCACAAGCGAGTGTGGCAGCACAAAGAACAGGAGATGGAGGGATTCACCGACGAGTATGACGTCGACCGCCTGCTCTACTGGGAATCTTTCGACGATGTTCGAGTCGCCATTAATCGCGAGAAACAAATTAAGAAGTGGCGCCGCGACAAGAAAGTCATGCTGATTGAGCAGCTGAACCCGAGCTGGAAGGACCTGGCCCGCGAGTGGTACGAAAAAAGTAGGGGTCCCTCGACTGCGCTCGCCGCGGCTCGCTCCGCTCGGGATGACAGGAGTTAAGAGTAGGGGTCCCTCGACTGCGCTCGCCGCGGCTCGCTCCGCTCGGGATGACATGAGTTAAGACGTAGTGGGTTCGCGCTCGGGGCGAGCGCGCTCCAACATCGAGGGCGGCTGCC is a window encoding:
- a CDS encoding GIY-YIG nuclease family protein translates to MRQRRFYVYIMGSLSGTLYTGMTNNLHKRVWQHKEQEMEGFTDEYDVDRLLYWESFDDVRVAINREKQIKKWRRDKKVMLIEQLNPSWKDLAREWYEKSRGPSTALAAARSARDDRS